A region of the Puniceicoccaceae bacterium genome:
GCTTGAGCAGGTTGCGGTATTCGGTCGGATCATATTCAAGATCCGCATCCTGGATGACAACGACATCCCCACGAACCTGAGCAAAGGCGGTATTCAGCGCAGCACCCTTTCCCTGGTTACGCTCATGAAAAAAGGGGCGGATAAGTGGATTTTGCGCCAACTTCTCAATCACATCGCGGGTCGAGTCCGTCGAACAATCATCCACAATCACAATTTCATGGATTTCCGTGCCACACCCCATTACGGCAGTGACCAAGCTCGCCAAGGTGCGCTCTTCGTTGTACACAGGAATGACGACCGAAAGTTTCGGTCGCCATTCCTGATTTAAAATCTGAGATGCGTCAGTCAATGCGCCGCGCTCCCGATGGAATTAGTCTTGTTTCTCTTCTGCTACCGGTTCAGCATCATTTTCAGCTTCAGTAGATGCTTGTGCTTCGGAAGCCGGTTTGACTTCTGCTTTCTCTTCCTTCTTGGACTGATTTGCCTGCTTTTTGGTCTTCGGCTTGGAGTAACCCTCATCGTCCGCTGCAATCAGTTCAATGATGGCGATTTCCGCAGCATCACCGATGCGATGACCCAACTTATAGATGCGGGAGTATCCACCTTTGCGTTCCAAAAATGCATCCACCTTTTCATTGAAAAGAACCGCTACTGCGTCCTTATTGCGGATTTTGGAAATCGCCTGGCGACGGTAGTGCACTGCCGCTGCCCGATTCTCGCTGGTTTTTGCCTTTTTTGCGAGCGTGATGATTTTCTCAACAAAAGGACGGAGTGCCTTGGCTTTTGCCAGCGTCGTTTCGATCCGACCATGAATGATCAGGGAACTCGCTAGATTGGCCATCAGAGCAGCACGGTGCTCTTTTTTTACACCAAGGATATGACGATGCTTATTATGACGCATTGTTCTGAAATTAAGTGGTTAAAGATTCGGGTGCGTTATTCACCCTTTTTATCGAGCAAACGCTCATCTATCTGCATGCCCAGTGAAAGGCCAAGCTGCTCAAGTTTTGCCTTGATT
Encoded here:
- the rplQ gene encoding 50S ribosomal protein L17, which codes for MRHNKHRHILGVKKEHRAALMANLASSLIIHGRIETTLAKAKALRPFVEKIITLAKKAKTSENRAAAVHYRRQAISKIRNKDAVAVLFNEKVDAFLERKGGYSRIYKLGHRIGDAAEIAIIELIAADDEGYSKPKTKKQANQSKKEEKAEVKPASEAQASTEAENDAEPVAEEKQD